A DNA window from Candidatus Omnitrophota bacterium contains the following coding sequences:
- a CDS encoding NADH-quinone oxidoreductase subunit M has translation MGPISWILFSPVIAFFVLLLVPGKRPDLVRRVASIAMLIAMCLGLYVISAYDRSAAGYQFVDSIAWVPVMGINFTLGVDGISAVMVLLTTILGFAAVLVSYSIPSRVKEHYLFLLMLIAGVTGVFSTMDMFFFYFFYELVLIPMFPLIGIWGSGDKNYATMKLTLYLTLGAVLALVGLIYLYNAAGLNTFDIVALQEHFRINPLPKPTQVWLFLVILLGFGVLVPLWPFHTWSPVGYAAAPISTSMLHAGVLKKLGAYALIRLAIPILPVGAQFWLPFVASVCIMNILYCGYVAMTQKDLKFIIGYSTASHMGYFLLGLACLNQVGMTGAVLLMFAHGVMAALAFALVGAFYDQIHTRDLPDLGGMAKKAPFVATCFVIAALASAGLPGFANFVSELMIFAAAWEHYRIQAVAGVFGIVLTATYMLRAVRTAFFGELSPKCKDLRDRRTAFERLPFVILTVVLLAVGVWPRSLVSAIEPSTARLLDMVHQQTAQVELAQTQTGPEDLP, from the coding sequence ATGGGTCCGATTAGTTGGATTTTATTCAGCCCTGTGATCGCCTTCTTTGTCCTGCTCTTGGTGCCGGGCAAAAGGCCGGATCTGGTGCGCCGCGTGGCCAGTATCGCCATGCTCATCGCCATGTGCCTGGGTCTCTATGTCATCAGCGCCTATGACCGCAGCGCCGCAGGCTATCAGTTCGTGGATTCCATTGCGTGGGTCCCCGTCATGGGCATTAATTTCACGCTGGGCGTTGACGGAATCAGCGCCGTCATGGTGCTGCTGACCACAATCCTGGGCTTTGCCGCAGTCCTCGTCTCCTATTCCATTCCCAGCCGCGTCAAAGAGCATTACCTCTTTCTGCTCATGCTCATCGCAGGAGTGACCGGCGTGTTCTCCACCATGGACATGTTCTTCTTCTATTTCTTTTACGAGCTCGTCCTGATCCCCATGTTCCCCTTGATCGGAATCTGGGGCAGCGGCGACAAGAACTACGCCACCATGAAGCTCACGCTCTACCTCACGCTGGGCGCGGTCCTGGCGCTGGTCGGACTCATCTACCTCTATAATGCAGCCGGGCTGAACACCTTTGACATCGTTGCCCTACAGGAGCATTTCAGGATCAACCCGCTGCCGAAACCGACCCAGGTCTGGCTCTTCCTGGTAATCCTCCTGGGCTTCGGCGTTTTGGTGCCGCTCTGGCCCTTTCATACCTGGTCCCCGGTCGGATACGCCGCAGCGCCGATTTCCACGAGCATGTTGCACGCCGGCGTGCTGAAAAAGCTCGGCGCCTATGCCCTGATCCGCCTGGCCATTCCCATCCTTCCTGTAGGCGCACAATTTTGGTTGCCCTTTGTCGCCTCGGTCTGCATTATGAATATCCTTTATTGCGGTTATGTGGCCATGACCCAAAAAGACCTGAAGTTCATCATCGGTTATTCCACGGCCAGTCACATGGGTTATTTCCTGCTGGGCCTGGCTTGCCTCAATCAAGTGGGCATGACGGGCGCCGTGCTCCTGATGTTCGCGCACGGAGTCATGGCAGCCCTGGCCTTTGCCTTGGTCGGGGCCTTTTACGACCAGATTCACACGCGCGATTTGCCGGATCTGGGAGGCATGGCCAAGAAAGCGCCCTTTGTGGCCACCTGTTTTGTCATCGCGGCCCTGGCCTCCGCAGGCTTGCCGGGATTTGCCAACTTCGTGTCCGAGCTCATGATCTTTGCGGCCGCTTGGGAGCATTACCGCATCCAGGCCGTGGCAGGGGTTTTCGGCATTGTGCTTACCGCGACTTATATGTTGCGCGCCGTGCGCACCGCATTCTTCGGCGAACTCTCTCCGAAGTGCAAGGACCTGCGGGACCGGCGCACAGCATTTGAAAGGCTCCCCTTCGTGATTCTGACTGTGGTCCTCCTGGCCGTGGGCGTGTGGCCGCGCTCCCTGGTGAGCGCGATTGAGCCCAGCACCGCGCGGCTCCTCGACATGGTGCATCAGCAAACCGCTCAGGTTGAGCTTGCGCAGACCCAAACGGGTCCGGAGGACCTGCCTTGA